One stretch of Cryptococcus neoformans var. neoformans B-3501A chromosome 5, whole genome shotgun sequence DNA includes these proteins:
- a CDS encoding hypothetical protein (Match to ESTs gb|CF185516.1|CF185516, gb|CF185515.1|CF185515), whose amino-acid sequence MFVKRARPRPSLRARDSDIPDPASTSSPLAKSSITASDAQNSDETIEIDSNEGSGNILGRKKGLKKEKTKDRLSKKASTLSFGGAADEDEGVAFKPRKSLLSQQLKLPPTPSTSEAIGTPSATKNSGVYSREYLSELKAATPTRAPRGVTDTIEDDNDDVDSSGLSRLAREKYASSFAQDTTAGIPDATTIAAAKMKRQAGMGGNGAATASAENEEDYISLGSGGGKIAIYDAQQGPHPESRLMREEDEEGEGDEDLADYTGAKDKLFLGKTANKAAARRLRGEIGELIADREAEDEDDEETLEWERAQAQRSGLWEEKEPEKVVKKGYTPAPIPLSRPLPTVLSAQSRLTKALSDLEITKSHNDHNLDVVVQELADLEKQERELRIEVEKVEGKREYMEEFRRWVEMLGNFLEEKFPRLEEIEADALHIIQERSQSTNKRRADDDSDDLALCIGVAAPKEGEQEIDELGRVKDATREMGASSGVRRARREQRESRRSKRIARKANSPTAEDEGYSTDSTLADADAEDYAAAQNRLAHRTHALLDDVKAEDFRDPEMGLAKRFGGWRKRDEEEYVNAFGGLALVQAWEFWARGEMVGWEPLRGSAFLDSFRWFHSLHHYCHPRRPRADEDEDMDEEPPLSPEGDLVASMVSTAVIPLLTKIFEAGAYDPYSAPQTRRAVDLTDVVADLTGKDSRKFVTLLKAILEVFHSHLLELSSAIAAVTASNAIPPPAFNPASRSALSRFIHRRIKLLKNILMWKRQAPQEVRGLVVRLVGEILRPVLSGTWDSGGKELAQEILPAATGSLSPDLVGFLQQGPSSRW is encoded by the exons ATGTTCGTCAAAAGAGCTAGGCCTCGTCCTTCCCTCCGTGCTCGTGATTCCGACATTCCCGACCCTGCATCTACCTCATCGCCTCTCGCCAAGTCCTCTATCACCGCCAGTGATGCTCAAAATTCGGACGAGACCATTGAAATAGATTCAAATGAAGGTAGCGGGAATATTcttgggaggaagaaagggctaaagaaggaaaagacaaaagatAGGTTGTCAAAAAAGGCTAGCACATTGAGTTTCGGCGGAGCggcagatgaggatgaaggggtGGCCTTCAAGCCCAGGAAATCACTTCTATCACAACAACTAAAGCTTCCTCCCACTCCTAGTACATCCGAGGCGATTGGAACGCCGAGTGCTACGAAAAATTCTGGAGTGTACTCTCGAGAATATCTTTCCGAGCTGAAGGCCGCGACACCAACCCGCGCTCCTCGTGGTGTGACAGATACCATCGAAGATGATAATGATGATGTCGACTCGTCAGGTCTCAGTCGATTGGCGAGGGAAAAGTATGCTTCAAGTTTTGCGCAGGACACAACGGCAGGAATCCCTGATGCTACTACCATCGCGGcggcgaagatgaagcgCCAGGCGGGCATGGGAGGCAATGGGGCAGCAACCGCATCCGCtgagaacgaagaagactATATCTCTTTGGGATCGGGCGGTGGAAAAATTGCGATCTACGATGCCCAACAGGGGCCTCATCCTGAGAGTAGATTaatgagagaagaggacgaagaaggtgaaggcgACGAAG ATTTGGCTGACTACACTGGAGCCAAAGATAAATTATTCCTAGGGAAGACTGCCAATAAGGCGGCCGCTAGAAGATTACGAGGCGAGATTGGTGAACTTATAGCTGACAG GGAggccgaggatgaagatgacgaggaaaCTTTGGAGTGGGAGAGAGCACAGGCACAGCGGTCAGGGTtatgggaagaaaaggaacCCGAGAAAGTCGTCAAGAAGGGCTATACACCTGCACCTA TACCTCTTTCTCGGCCACTCCCAACTGTATTGTCTGCTCAATCTCGCCTTACCAAAGCTCTTTCCGATCTTGAAATAACAAAGTCCCATAACGACCACAACCTTGATGTAGTCGTGCAGGAATTAGCCGATTtggagaagcaagagagGGAACTGCGAATAgaagtggagaaggtggaagGGAAACGCGAATATATGGAGGAATTCAGACGATGGGTGGAGATGCTGGGCAATTTTCtggaggaaaag TTCCCAAGACTTGAGGAAATTGAGGCAGACGCTTTGCATATCATTCAGGAACGGTCGCAGTCGACCAATAAGCGCCGAGCCGATGACGACAGTGACGATCTTGCTCTCTGTATTGGCGTAGCCGCGCCAAAAGAGGGGGAGCAAGAGATCGACGAACTTGGTCGTGTTAAGGATGCCACCAGAGAAATGGGAGCTAGCTCTGGTGTGAGACGCGCTAGACGAGAACAACGCGAGTCACGTCGGTCAAAACGAATAGCGCGAAAGGCAAACTCTCCTACcgcggaagatgaagggtaTTCCACGGATTCGACTCTCGCAGATGCCGATGCTGAAGATTATGCTGCTGCTCAGAATCGCCTGGCACATCGCACTCATGCCTTGTTGGACGATGTGAAGGCCGAAGACTTCAGAGATCCAGAAATGGGCCTTGCAAAGAGGTTTGGTGGttggagaaaaagggatgaagaagagtatgtAAATGCATTTGGCGGTCTAGCCTTGGTGCAGGCTTGGGAGTTCTGGGCGAGGGGAGAAATGGTGGGATGGGAGCCTCTGAGG GGATCTGCATTTCTCGATTCTTTTCGATGGTTCCactctcttcatcactaCTGCCATCCTCGCCGACCTCGCgcggatgaagatgaggatatggatgaGGAACCGCCTCTCAGTCCCGAAGGAGACCTTGTTGCGTCCATGGTATCGACTGCTGTTATTCCTCTTTTGACCAAAATCTTTGAAGCTGGTGCCTATGATCCGTACTCGGCACCACAGACCAGGCGCGCGGTCGACTTGACGGACGTGGTGGCTGATTTAACTGGTAAAGACAGTCGCAAGTTTGTCACGCTTTTGAAAGCCATACTTGAAGTGTTCCactcccatcttctcgaaCTCTCCTCAGCCATAGCAGCGGTAACTGCCTCCAACGCCATCCCTCCACCCGCATTCAATCCCGCATCTCGATCAGCATTGAGTCGCTTCATCCATCGTCGAATTAAGCTATTGAAGAACATTCTTATGTGGAAAAGACAGGCTCCTCAAGAGGTCAGAGGACTTGTGGTGAGATTAGTAGGGGAGATATTGCGACCTGTGTTGTCAGGAACATGGGAcagtggaggaaaggaattAGCGCAGGAA ATTCTTCCGGCCGCTACTGGCTCTTTGTCTCCGGACCTCGTAGGCTTCTTACAACAAGGACCCAGTAGCAGGTGGTAA